Below is a window of Solanum stenotomum isolate F172 chromosome 7, ASM1918654v1, whole genome shotgun sequence DNA.
gtttcaaaataaatatatttttagaaatttaggAGAAAAACTAGTAATTATTTTCCATTATACTTTTATGATAAGGAACTACTTCTTAACAATGTTCAATTctaaataaatactaaataaatatgtataaattatactcccttcattaattttaatttgtttgtcctattttattttatttagttcgTTCTAAAAATGaatgtaatttaattagtgtataatattttcaaaattatgggatccgttttagctatgacttttaatttaaattcatattctttagttattgttttattattttgaatgtcggtaatatttgtttatatcttGTAACTACTTTGAGTCAAAATCAACAATCAATGACGAAAAATACCTTAATTATGGACATCTTAATGGACCTCTTCACATTAAATTTGTgcaaacaaaaagtaattaacaatttaaaatatctaaaaatcatattaaaattgaattaactTTCTAATTCtatctatatcacataaattaaaataaaaaaataatagatattgGGTCCATACTAGCACGAACACACTTGTCTAgtataaattaataaagagagTCTTGCCTCAGATTCATGCATTGAATAtactaaaaaaactaaaattcttcctttttttgtGCATGTTTCTAATTCCTTTGAATTACCATTCCTTAATTCCTTTGAATTACAGTTTGTGTAGATAATAAAAGAATAGATAGAAAGGTATACGTGATTAATTTGTAATTGTTTttgtgaaaattaataatacagtttttctttaaaaaaataaataaattaaagttgtaTTGTCAACTTACTAGTGTTCATAAATcagaattttataattaaaaagacGGGTgagaaaaaaagattgaaatataatttacttttaaaaaaacgtTTTACAATATACTTGCAAACAATTTTTCAAATTCACCGACGCTTATGAATTGACAACAtgacatctaaaaaaaaaattagaagtaaGATTCGTTTTTTTCTACATGGCTAATAAGTTAAATAAGTActgttttattttgaaaaaaaaaatcttttaaagcttgtggtctaaaatattaatttttaaatattagtatagttataaatcattttattattaaaaaaattaaaattaaattatttcgtAAAAAGACCTTTTTAAAAGAGACCAAAAAATGGTACTAAATAAAACTAGATGACAGATCAGGCCAGGTTAAACAAAGTGGGTCCTAAAGGAATTGACTATTTCAAAGTGACGTTAGGTCATTTGATTTTAAGCTTTTACACatgtttttgtatttaaatagagataaatataaatatcaaattacaATAGaagtatatttaaactatttctgATGGTTAAAAAATATACGAtccttttaaagaaaattaaaaaaaaaaatcactatatAAATTAGGAGGAGGCGAAGATCAATATATATAAACCTCACACCCATGTCTTATTACACAACACAAAGGTTAACAGAGTTGACAATATATCATTTACATGAGAAAGACacaacaaacataaaaaaagtaCAGAACCAACATGGacaattaaacaacaaacaaagcATAGGGTATTTATGTAAAgctcacatgcatatatatgaTCCCAtcctaagttgctcggactctcctaAAATGTTGTCACATATATGTTCGATTCTTCAAAAATGCACTCTTTTTTTTAAGGATTCAACAtgcatttgatgaattttttgaaaagtccaagcaacatagatCTTAACAATTCATCAATTGGCATGGTGATCATCAATAGCTTTGGTCATACCAACAATGAAGTTCAGCAGACTTATAAGTTCAGGGACATTCTCATTTGGCCTTTCATACTCCAATGTCCAGCTTACCAAATCGATTTCGTCTTTTGTTTCGATATGAAGAGTTGCTTTAAAACTATCATAATTATCTATTACATCTCCTTCAAATTCTTTGAGTACGAGCACCTTATTTTCATGATCTATAGCTTCAAGTA
It encodes the following:
- the LOC125870361 gene encoding kirola-like — protein: MGLKSVLCAKIEMKANKDVFHDVFTNKPHHVSTMSPLHVQGFDLLEGDIGTVGSKICWTYTQDGEKKISKQILEAIDHENKVLVLKEFEGDVIDNYDSFKATLHIETKDEIDLVSWTLEYERPNENVPELISLLNFIVGMTKAIDDHHAN